The sequence ATGAGGAACAAATAGTATTGCTAAACCTTTGAGTGTATTTCGTTTTGAGCACATTTCATTATATCCAATGCACCCTTCGAAATCAGGTAATGTGCTAAGCGTTGCCCTAACTTTTCAACCGATTCGAAAATCGACCGTTGAACATTTTTGTGACGGAACATACCACAGAAAAGTATCTCACTGCTATCCTCCAAAGTAGGAGTCACAATAGTGCGATGAAGATTTTCGTTGTAATCAAATATCTTCGCTTGTTGGACTAAAAATGGACATTTATCCAGACCTGTTGCTTTAAGTGATGATCGTTCTGCTGGTTTGTCACCAGCCCACTTTCCACTGATCGGACATTTTAATGCGTCTCTACCAGATTTATCTACTTTTTGTTCTGTACTGACATATGGACAGTCGCCCATAAAATCAACTCCAACTGGAAAAGAATTACTAGGACAGATAGTAAGACTTTTCGCATCTCCTTGCCCTTGTTCCTTAACTGCATTTGTTTCTATTGGATATACCTTTTCCGACGAAAAAGGACACTTCTGGAACATTTCGCCGTGGGTAACAAGAAACTTGTCGAAATCgagtttttcttttatttgtgaACATCCAGGTTCAGAGTCATCTACAATTTCCGGACTTTTACGTTGCTGttgagtaacatttttttgagcCAACGAGCATGCTGTGAGAGCATCGTCGGTAACATCCTCTTCAACCCGAGATTTTTTGACAGGAAGTGTGTTCCCGTTCTCTGAATCAACTTCATTATCGTTATTCAATTCAAATGAACATCGATCTTCCCCGCGTATCTCTGTTTTACCATCCAGACTCCACACAGCACCAGTTATGTTGAGTAATGTTGAATCCCGTTTTCGTTTCAAACTTGTATAAACAGCAACCGGTGCGCTGCATCCTCCACCCAAAGTTTTTAAAAAGCTTCGTTCAGCCAGAATTCGACACTGAGTCTCCAAGTGACAAAGTTGGTGTAGCATATCAAGAATATATTCATCATTGGAACGACACTCAACAGCTAAAGCTCCTTGTCCCACCGCATAGAGTATTTCGGTAGGCTCGATTGTTTGATCAATCCGCTTATCCCAGCCCATTCTTGATAGGCCTGCTTGGGCCAAAATAATCCCTGCAAATTTGGAGCTTTCCGCATCCAACTTTGCGAGGCGCGTGTTCAAATTTCCACGGATGTCACACACGCTCAGATGAGAATACGTCCTTGCTAATTGAGCTGATCTTCTTAGAGATGAGGTGCCAATAACAGCACCAGCCGGCAGTGTGGTCAAAGTTTTTCCTCGATGTTTTTCGTTCAGTACCAGCGCATCACGAGGGTCTTCACGCTCTAGTACGGCACCAATGGCCATCCCGGTTGGCAACGACGTCGGTAGATCTTTCAACGAGTGGACGACAAAATCTACGCCTCCAGTGCGTAAAGCATCTTCTAAGTCCTTAGTAAACAAGGATTTCTCACCGATTTTCGGCAAAGATTTGTTCAGTACTCGATCACCAACTGTTGTCATTGTATCTGGAAACGAAGGTCGGTGTATTATTAAACAACCATGTGCTCATATTATCAGTAGATATAGGCTGATGTACTGATAATATAACAGATTTTCAAGTACTTACGTATTTCGTACGAGACATTGGGAAAGAGCTTCTGTAAAcagtttataacatattttgtttgaatcaGTGCTAACTGAAATTGTATGAAAGGAAAAAATTTATGATAATTGgctgcgattaaaaaaaaagcttAATAATAAATGGCCTTCAAATTAATGGGTCAATATACTGACTTATGTCTACAAAACACTATCTCACTGATGTAGAAGCAGTTTGCATTGTAGAATTCCAACATCAAATTTTTTGATATATCTAAGTCAGGAATCTTTCGATTAATTATTATTTCGACTATTCCGGTGGCATGAAAATTTACTAACTTATTCTAATAACAATCGAAGGTTTTGTCTGATATTGATTTAAGTTTCATGAAAGCAAAATTCACCTACTTGTCGACATGTTAAGTAACGCAAAAAAAATTTGCTCGGGCTACGACCCAACGAAAGTTAACAACCGTATGACCTTTTTTATCAGTTCATGAAATAGTTACTTCACATCACTATATATCATTGCATGACATAACACCCACAATATATAAGGTTATTAGCAGCACCAACCTAAATTTCACACCACTTACCTCACTTTTCCTAGAGCCGACCCGAATTGTTTTATAGGTTTCCTCGTCAGCCATTTCAATTAATTCTGCGCCTTATACGACTGGATAATTAATACAATTTCCGTCCTCTATAATTTATCTCTAATGTGACTGAGGAGGTGAAAGTTGACTTGGACTGCTGTCAACTTAACGCTCTTTGCATTGATATGGCTCAATTCGGAACTTGCAGGGATTCCATTGTGGTATTGGATGACGATCCAACTAAAAAATCTTTCCTATATAACATCTCAGAACACTAAACATAAGGAATTAACAAATACAGCAAATCATTCTCCAGAGCGAACGTTAATGTTGTGTGCACCACCCAATCCGAGCTGCATGCTACCTCGTGCAACTAAGCATCAAAGTAAACACGTCAACATGAACAAGAGGATATATTTATAAGGTAGCGATGAAAAATTAATATCAGATGTGCACTGAGCTAAAACGATAAtagtgtttttttattcaataatataattttagggcACACTATTTAAGCtccaagatgccaagggtattttctaatcttaattaacgctaacataaaactagaatagtatcattatgtaatatagcatcggggtcgcggattctcgagaatccagcttCCAGCTgccgatcggtagtggccggtgtcttccagatggcgtttgtAAATATCAATGTtgtccgcatccttcggtccgtgtggggcccccaggctacgaaggcccggcgggtggcccgcattctggtcatcgactggagcggaaaACATTGTggaaaacggggtaaaaaagaggtttgggaacaaaatgtctgaaaacgacagagatctaattagttgccatcgagatggtgaagagacaggggaagggggaacgataaagttaatgccaaaaaaaagatcttgttagttccaatgaagatagtggacagggacggggatcgagagaatcgggcgtaTGttagtcgaacctgtaggtggaggttatactttctgagcaagatataacagattacacttgtatattaatgtgtttgagggaATGGTATAAaataagcatatataaactatcccgactcgccaacacatcccgaaccgcaACATCAGGTTGTCTACATCGAGCTCTAAGGGATTCCAGCAGCTTCGACCTGGCGCCGCGATACTCTACGcgcgaccacacgacatgctcgatgtcctgataaccgtcgccacaggtgcagagaccgctctccgtgagCCCAACACCGTGAAAGTgtagtggtttgacatgagccgcgacataacacgaatgaaatcgcgactcacgttcatccccctgagccaaggtttcgtcgataccctagggataatggagtgtagccattgtcccagtttgccaactttcgagaagtttgccaactttcgagagttttctgacgagagatactgaaaaattcataagttgtgtctatgaaaatgtatgtgaatgcacctgtggcgacaagggttttgaaatattgcaacctagtatgtgaatcatcaagttgaatctgaTGGACGGAACTACCAGCAGACACGCGGAACCGAAGTAAAAATACGGACAAAAAAGGAGCTAAAACACAACACGACTGGTTGGAAGTAAAACGCATTTATTTGTGATGATTGTGTACAGTTCCGCAGTAGTAGGAAGTAGAATAAAAAGGAATAATACAAGCTCAGGGTTCGTACAATGCAGGTAGGGAAAAAACTTATTTCTCTTTTAACGAGGTGCTCATCATATCTCATCACTCCTCCTGGATGAACACCGAGTTTAAGGCTTCAGTCCTATTTGCTCGACGAATTTCCGCAATCCTGTAGGACCTAAAGGCTTTGTTAATGCATCTGCAACCATCTCACTGGTCGGACAATACACCAACTTGATGACATCTTTCTCCGCTAATTCCCGTACATAATGCCTTTTAGTGTCGATATGTTTAACGCGACCACTGGTCCTTTCCGACGTAGCAAAACTGAGACATCCTTGGTTATCCTCGAGAATGACAGTAGCTTTGTCTTCTGCTTCACTTAATTCTGACAACAATCGCCTAAGCCAAACGGTTTCTTGACAAGCTAGCGACAGTGCGTTGTACTCAGCTTCGAGGGACGACAGTGCAACAGAACATTGTGCTTTGCTCACCCAGCTAATTGGACCGCTTCCATAGAAAAAGATAAACCCGGTTGTTGATCTCCTCGTGCGAACATCTCCTGCCCAATCAGAATCAGAAAATCCTCTTAAACACCATCCTTCTCCTGGTCCGAATTGCAATTTCAAATCACTCGTCACGCTCAAATATTGCAGAACTCGTTTCGCTGCATACCAATCCATGTTGTTGGgttcactcactttccttccaAGCAAGCCAACACTCAAAGATAGATCTGGTCTTGCGTTAACCGCTAAATATAATAAAGCTCCAACAAGACTTCGGTACATTGTTGGATTTTCAAATCGTTTACTATCATCGTTACTCGGTTTGTAACCTGGATCCATAGGAATCTTTGAGGGTCGACAATTCTTCATATTGAACTTACAAAGCAATGTATGGATGAAGACGGATAATCGCAAAGTATAGTAGCATCCCACTCTTTCAATTTCGAATCCCAAAAAATGACGTACATATCCAAGCGAAGTAATGTCAAATTTCTTCTTAAGCCCTTCGTAAACCACATTTATATCAGTCTCATCAGCACTACCAATCAATAGATCGTCCACGTACACTAAAATAACAACAAACGGTTTTCCATATCGGATGTAAAGACATGGATCTGCGCTGCTTGGTTTAAACTTCAACCCAAGAAGTACAGAGTGCAACGCTTTATTCCAACATCTCGCAGATTGTCGCAAACCGTATATACTTTTTCGTAGTTTGCATACCTTTTGTTCGTTGCCTGGAGTTTCAAAACCTGGAGGTTGCTGCATATATAGCTCTTCTTCGACAGTACCGTTGAGGTAGGCCGTCCGAACATCATACTGCTTCAGTATCAACTGTTTCTTTCCCGCAACTGCTAATAGTGTACGCAATGTTGCCTGCCGTGTGACCGGCGCATACACTTCCGAAAAATCAACACCGAAACACTGTGAGTATCCTTGCGCAACGATACGAGCTTTATGCTTGACAATAGCACCCGTTTCATCTCGTTTAATCTTAAATACCCACTTCGCGCCGATGACTTTCTTACCTGATGGAAGATCTGATAGCTCCCATGTGCTATTTATTTTGTGAGCATCAATCTCTTCTCGCATTGCGCGTTGCCAGACGGGCAAACTTAAAGCATCGCGAAAGTTAATAGGTTCTTCGTCAtgtttaacattttcaacgatAAAATCATCATATCTGTGTGGCATTCTACCACGTGAACACCGGTCTTGACGATTTAATACTGATTGCTCTGTATTCTCCATTTCCGCGCTAGTATCGTCGAAgccaaaaaaatctgtttcaaaaGTGTCTTCTGCGTCTTCATACACTGAATGACGCCCTTCTTCTTGTATTTGTTGTTGGTTACTTTCATCACTAACTTCCACTGTATTATCATCATTATTTGAATCATCTGGAATCGGACTGTTACTCCGCAGCGTTTCCGGAAGTATCTCCTCCTGATGCACTGGACCATTCGCAATTTCCAAAAATTGTGCATCTCTACTAACTGTTATACGCTGGGTTTGAACATCAAGGAATCGATAACCTTTGTGACAACTAGAATAACCGACGAATATAAGCTTTCTGGATCGAGGATCAAGCTTCTTTCGCTTGACATCCGGTATACGAACATAGGCTTCACAACCGAAGATTCTAAGACCTTTCAAGTCTGGTTTGTAGCCTGTCCACAATTCGAATGGCGTCTTTTCAACTGCTCTTGATGGAAGCCGATTTTGAATATACGTTGCCGTGAGAATCGCTTCCCCCCAATAAAGCTTCGGAAGGTTAGCATCGAGTAACATACAACTAGACATTTCCTGAAGTGATCGgtttttccgctccgctacTCCATTCGATTGCGGTGAGTAAGGAGTAGAGAACTGCTGCTGTATGCCCtcggatttgcaaaaactttgtAATTTCTCACCTGTATATTCTCCTCCTCCATCAGATCGCAAAACACAGGGCTTCCTATCGAAGATATTTTGAGCCCACCGAACGAATTCAATAATCTTATCGACTGCTTCATCTTTCGTCTTCAATAAAAACACCACGCAAAAACGGCTAAAATCATCAATTAGTGTGATGAAGTATTTGTTACCACTCGGCGTCGAATGTTCCATTGGCCCACAGAGATCCGTGTGTATTATATCTAAGGGTCGTTTTGATTTTCGCTCTGAAATCAAAGGAAAAGGTTTTCGTACCAATTTACCTTTCAAACAGCACTCACACACGATTCTATCTCCGCAATCCGTTAACTTGATTCCATTTGCCAAACCTTGTGTGACGATTGTATTTAGTACACCAATGTCGcgatggcccattcggcgatgCCATGTGTGTTGACAACTCTCATTATGATTTCCCGTAACGGATAAACACTGCTCTGCCAACTTTAACTTGTATTGACAACCAACTAACTCACCCATTGCCACGATGACACCGTTGATTGTTTTGATTAAACATCCCGTTGCTTCAAATACAACTGTGAAGCCCTTCGTTGCGAGTTTCCGAACAGAAATCAATCCACCTTCTAGAGAAGGAACCAATAAAACGTTCTCAAGAGTAATTGCAATGCGTTCCCCTTTCGCATTCATTCCCATGATCACACCGCTTCCAACTCCGGTAGATTTAGTTTTTGTTCCGTCTGCAAGAGTCACGTCTACGGTAACTCCTCTTTTGAATTCCGAGAAAAAACTGCGGTCGTTCGTCATATGACACGTACACCCACTATCAATCGTCCACGATCCTGGAATTACGCTACCGGCCATGAAGCACACAGCACCACAGATAACCTCATCCGCAACCCTTTGTTTTGATCGATCGTTACTCTCACTTTCCGCTTGTACTTGCTTTGCTTTCTGCTTAGCAGCCTGATTCGATCCTGTGGATTTTTCTGATTCACTTGCATCTTCACAGCGCTTGTCTGcaagatatttgcgacaatttttctTAAAATGTCCGGGTTTCGAacaataaaaacattttctgtCACTTTTTCCTTTATCGGAAACTTTCAACGCTTTTTCACTGTTATCGCCATGCTTATTACGATCCGATCGCTTTTGATATTCATCACGCAGCCGAGCTACCACCAAATCCATTGTTAGATCCTCCTGTGGTCTATTTTCCAATGACGTCACAAAACTATTGTACGACGATGGAAGACTACGCAACATCATTATTATTCGCAAAAGCTCACTGAGTTCCACGCCCGCGTTGTCCAGGCGCTCATACAAGCATTCAATTTCTTCGAGATGCTTCTCGACGTCACCAccctcaggcaaatttttcgaacACAACTTCTGCAACAGCATTGCTTGGTTCCCAATGGTGGCCTTTTCATGATAGATTCGCAGATTTTCCCACATCTGGCGAGCCGTATCACACTTTTTCACAAAACGCAGTTGATTATCCTCAACAAATAGAGCGATTGTTGCTCGGGCCTTTGTGTCGTTTTTCTTCCAATCCGCAAAACCATCATCAGTTTCTTCTGGCTTTGGTTGCTCAATTATGTTCCACAAATCTTCACGTTCCAGCAAAGATCGCATGCGAAATTTCCATGATGCATAGTTTGCATTTCCTAATTTAGCGAACGATGCTTTCCATCCGTCAGCCATCTTGTTCATTCACAACCGCgttgcaagaaaaaaaaattccttcaGGAAGCATAAAACAGAAAACCTCCACTTCCCGGAAAACAGCCTTCTAAATCCGGTCACTGCTCAACGGCTTCCCGAgactgggcccataacctgatGGACGGAACTACCAGCAGACACGCGGAACCGAAGTAAAAATACGGACAAAAAAGGAGCTAAAACACAACACGACTGGTTGGAAGTAAAACGCATTTATTTGTGATGATTGTGTACAGTTCCGCAGTAGTAGGAAGTAGAATAAAAAGGAATAATACAAGCTCAGGGTTCGTACAATGCAGGTAGGGAAAAAACTTATTTCTCTTTTAACGAGGTGCTCATCATATCTCAtcagaatcatcgactcgattttctgcgatcattgtcaacttgcgattctctcttgggaaattccacacagcaacgatcattgtcagactgtaattttttaagggccgtgaaatactcagagtatgaagtggagcgaaggaatggtgaaaaattctctcgcggttcatgcattgagagactcgag comes from Malaya genurostris strain Urasoe2022 chromosome 3, Malgen_1.1, whole genome shotgun sequence and encodes:
- the LOC131436466 gene encoding porphobilinogen deaminase — its product is MADEETYKTIRVGSRKSELALIQTKYVINCLQKLFPNVSYEIHTMTTVGDRVLNKSLPKIGEKSLFTKDLEDALRTGGVDFVVHSLKDLPTSLPTGMAIGAVLEREDPRDALVLNEKHRGKTLTTLPAGAVIGTSSLRRSAQLARTYSHLSVCDIRGNLNTRLAKLDAESSKFAGIILAQAGLSRMGWDKRIDQTIEPTEILYAVGQGALAVECRSNDEYILDMLHQLCHLETQCRILAERSFLKTLGGGCSAPVAVYTSLKRKRDSTLLNITGAVWSLDGKTEIRGEDRCSFELNNDNEVDSENGNTLPVKKSRVEEDVTDDALTACSLAQKNVTQQQRKSPEIVDDSEPGCSQIKEKLDFDKFLVTHGEMFQKCPFSSEKVYPIETNAVKEQGQGDAKSLTICPSNSFPVGVDFMGDCPYVSTEQKVDKSGRDALKCPISGKWAGDKPAERSSLKATGLDKCPFLVQQAKIFDYNENLHRTIVTPTLEDSSEILFCGMFRHKNVQRSIFESVEKLGQRLAHYLISKGALDIMKCAQNEIHSKV